Proteins co-encoded in one Anaerolineae bacterium genomic window:
- a CDS encoding glycosyltransferase family 39 protein, which yields AGVIVMAISPVEKLPRLSRDFFQRHRQELIVFALLMLAAAGMRFYHLGQFPPAAYLDEADNGLEALKLLDSSVYIPYTRASNGHPTLFLYLLGLGFRLFGEGVLAMRLVTAFIGLATVAAFYFLVREWFGMRPAQWAAFALAVSRWHVNFSRVVFEAVLTPFFAVLTMWFLARALRTGRWRDYAWAGLALGLGLQGYLGYRVFPVIVTLYLLLHILAWPGLLRRIWAGVLALTVAAIIGFGPLAVYFARFPEDFTHRATQASVMQDIEREGSYQPLKDNIRKTALMFVYQGDPRPRHNLPNAPMLDRWSAIFFMLGLGYALYRWRDPDHLILWLWLPIGALPGVLSLADSNPHSLRTIINLPAVFLAVAAFWNPTIALFRRVFQPWGSRGVLAAGVLLLAFSGWLNADAYFRKQAGDRAVYYDFDPDQNLAAQFALEHGRTHRLLISPALTNHSAIKFIDYRIPYEDFLVNRHLPIREAVTQPVMFILEPAHQSIVQRLQELYPGGRLGTHTDRYGQVAFYSYALTPEDITGIQGLPAAYYAGPEIGGTPAFTRRDPTLDLEWETPPLSLPFSAEWRGSLFVPAYGDYGLSLECRGGRAVLVLGEEEILTAEGERRETARRLPAGFHPIRVSAQFAALPAGLHLRWTPPGGTEEAVPQVYLYDEGLSRFGLLGRYFHGADQFGGQPALIQIDPYIAPNDPLPAPFSIEWVGKIYIPRAGVYAFGTNSDDGSYLFIDGQMIVDNGGHHGDVYREGMIQLSEGFHDIILRYFQVDGGRKIELWWTPPGGAHELVPAHYLRPPGVSLEELPALPSAPAIPAAGPVPPVAGVDLVASWGSEGDAPGQFRTPRGVAMDAQGRVYVADAGNGRVQVFSAQGDFIGAWTTAAEPLQEPFDVAVAPDGRVYVLDVARQVIARFSPEGAFEKEFGADLAMYGPRGLGVDLAGNIYVADTGGSRILKLSPEGELLAVLAGFGAGPGQVNQPTDAAVDSLGRIYIADVLNMRLQVLDSAGGYLGEWPISGANTTDSPHLAVDAAGRLFLTDPEAHIVLVYDGQGNRLGQWGGEGTGPGQFRKAVGVAAGPDGLVAVTDVYNHRVQTFQVR from the coding sequence GGCCGGCGTCATCGTGATGGCCATCAGCCCGGTGGAGAAGCTTCCCCGGCTTTCCAGGGATTTCTTCCAGCGCCATCGGCAGGAGCTGATTGTTTTTGCCCTGCTGATGCTTGCGGCCGCCGGCATGCGCTTCTATCACCTGGGGCAGTTCCCGCCGGCCGCCTATTTGGACGAGGCCGACAACGGCCTGGAGGCGCTCAAGCTCCTGGATTCCAGCGTCTACATCCCATATACCCGCGCCAGCAACGGCCATCCCACCCTGTTCCTGTACCTGCTGGGGCTGGGATTCCGCCTGTTCGGGGAAGGGGTGCTGGCCATGCGCCTGGTCACCGCCTTCATCGGGCTGGCGACGGTGGCGGCGTTCTACTTCCTGGTGCGGGAGTGGTTCGGGATGCGGCCGGCGCAGTGGGCGGCATTCGCCCTGGCCGTCTCGCGCTGGCACGTCAATTTCAGCCGCGTCGTCTTCGAGGCGGTGCTGACACCCTTCTTTGCCGTGCTGACCATGTGGTTCCTGGCGCGGGCACTGCGCACCGGGCGCTGGCGCGATTATGCCTGGGCCGGCCTGGCCCTCGGCCTGGGACTGCAGGGGTATCTGGGCTACCGCGTCTTCCCTGTCATCGTGACGCTGTACCTCCTGCTCCACATCCTGGCATGGCCCGGCCTCCTGCGGCGCATCTGGGCCGGCGTGCTGGCCCTGACCGTCGCGGCCATCATCGGGTTCGGCCCCCTGGCGGTCTACTTTGCCCGCTTCCCCGAGGATTTCACCCACCGCGCCACGCAGGCCTCAGTCATGCAGGATATCGAACGGGAGGGGAGTTATCAGCCGCTGAAAGATAACATCCGCAAAACCGCGTTGATGTTTGTCTATCAGGGAGATCCGCGCCCGCGCCACAACCTGCCCAACGCCCCCATGCTGGACCGCTGGAGCGCCATCTTCTTCATGCTGGGATTGGGGTACGCGCTGTACCGCTGGCGCGATCCCGACCACCTCATCCTGTGGCTGTGGCTGCCGATCGGCGCACTGCCGGGCGTGCTGTCCCTGGCCGATTCCAATCCGCACTCCCTGCGCACGATCATTAATCTACCGGCGGTGTTTCTGGCGGTGGCCGCCTTCTGGAACCCCACCATTGCCCTGTTCCGGCGGGTCTTTCAACCGTGGGGCAGTCGAGGGGTGCTGGCCGCCGGCGTGCTCCTGCTGGCCTTCAGCGGCTGGCTGAACGCCGACGCCTATTTCCGCAAGCAGGCCGGCGATCGCGCCGTGTACTACGACTTTGACCCGGACCAGAACCTGGCCGCTCAGTTCGCCCTGGAGCACGGCCGCACGCACCGCCTGCTCATCTCGCCGGCGCTGACCAACCACTCCGCCATTAAGTTCATTGACTACCGCATCCCGTACGAGGACTTCCTGGTCAACCGACACCTGCCCATTCGCGAGGCGGTCACCCAGCCGGTCATGTTCATCCTGGAGCCGGCACATCAAAGCATCGTCCAGCGCCTGCAGGAGCTGTATCCCGGCGGCCGCCTTGGGACACACACGGACCGCTACGGTCAGGTGGCGTTCTACAGCTATGCCCTTACCCCGGAGGACATCACCGGCATCCAGGGCCTGCCGGCGGCCTATTACGCCGGCCCCGAAATAGGGGGAACCCCAGCCTTCACCCGCCGCGACCCAACCCTCGACCTGGAATGGGAGACGCCGCCGCTGTCCCTACCTTTCTCCGCGGAGTGGCGCGGCTCCCTCTTCGTGCCGGCCTATGGGGATTATGGGCTCTCCCTCGAGTGCCGCGGCGGCCGGGCGGTGCTGGTGCTGGGGGAGGAGGAGATACTGACGGCGGAGGGGGAGCGCCGGGAAACAGCGCGCCGCCTGCCGGCCGGCTTCCATCCCATCCGGGTGAGCGCGCAGTTCGCGGCCCTGCCGGCGGGTCTGCACCTGCGCTGGACGCCGCCGGGCGGCACCGAAGAGGCTGTCCCCCAGGTGTACCTGTACGACGAAGGGCTGTCCCGGTTTGGTCTGTTGGGACGCTACTTCCATGGGGCGGATCAATTTGGCGGCCAGCCGGCGCTGATCCAGATTGACCCGTACATCGCGCCCAATGATCCCCTGCCGGCGCCTTTCAGCATCGAATGGGTCGGCAAAATTTACATCCCGCGCGCCGGCGTCTACGCCTTCGGCACCAACTCCGACGACGGCTCGTACCTCTTCATTGACGGCCAGATGATTGTGGACAATGGGGGACATCATGGCGACGTCTACCGCGAGGGGATGATCCAGCTCAGCGAGGGATTCCACGACATCATCCTGCGCTACTTCCAGGTGGACGGCGGGCGCAAGATCGAGTTGTGGTGGACGCCGCCCGGCGGGGCGCATGAGCTGGTGCCGGCGCACTACCTGCGTCCGCCCGGCGTCTCGCTGGAGGAACTGCCGGCCCTGCCGAGCGCGCCGGCCATTCCCGCCGCCGGCCCGGTCCCACCGGTGGCCGGCGTAGACCTGGTAGCCAGTTGGGGCAGTGAAGGGGACGCGCCTGGGCAGTTCCGCACCCCGCGCGGCGTGGCGATGGACGCGCAGGGGCGCGTGTATGTGGCCGATGCCGGCAATGGGCGCGTGCAGGTCTTCTCCGCCCAGGGTGATTTCATCGGCGCCTGGACCACGGCGGCGGAACCCCTGCAGGAACCCTTCGATGTGGCAGTGGCGCCCGACGGACGGGTGTACGTGCTGGATGTGGCGCGCCAGGTGATTGCCCGCTTCAGCCCGGAGGGCGCTTTCGAGAAGGAGTTCGGCGCGGACCTGGCCATGTACGGACCGCGCGGGTTGGGCGTTGACCTGGCCGGCAATATCTATGTGGCGGACACCGGCGGCTCGCGCATCCTAAAGCTCTCGCCGGAGGGCGAACTGCTGGCGGTGCTGGCCGGCTTCGGCGCCGGCCCTGGGCAGGTCAATCAGCCTACCGATGCGGCGGTGGACTCCCTGGGGCGCATCTATATCGCCGATGTGCTGAACATGCGCCTGCAGGTGCTGGATTCCGCCGGCGGATACCTGGGCGAATGGCCGATCTCGGGCGCCAATACTACTGACAGCCCGCACCTTGCGGTGGATGCCGCGGGCCGGCTCTTCCTGACCGATCCCGAGGCGCACATCGTGCTGGTGTACGACGGCCAGGGCAATCGCCTGGGCCAGTGGGGCGGCGAGGGAACGGGGCCAGGGCAGTTCCGCAAGGCGGTAGGGGTCGCGGCCGGCCCTGACGGCCTCGTCGCCGTCACGGATGTGTACAATCACCGCGTCCAGACCTTCCAGGTGCGGTAG
- a CDS encoding 4Fe-4S binding protein, giving the protein MQAGEESQVVEEAPPETTKPRPKRRGRVTVFDNWCKGCGLCVAFCPRKVFELGPEGHPVVAHEERCTACNWCVYHCPDFAIVVELVEGGEQERKTGQAVGGRVRR; this is encoded by the coding sequence ATGCAAGCAGGAGAAGAATCACAAGTCGTCGAGGAGGCTCCGCCGGAGACGACAAAGCCGCGTCCGAAGCGACGAGGCAGGGTCACGGTCTTTGACAACTGGTGCAAAGGCTGTGGGCTTTGTGTGGCCTTCTGCCCGCGCAAAGTCTTCGAGCTGGGGCCGGAGGGCCATCCCGTGGTGGCGCATGAGGAGCGGTGCACGGCCTGCAACTGGTGCGTCTATCACTGCCCGGACTTTGCCATTGTGGTGGAGCTGGTGGAAGGTGGTGAGCAGGAGCGAAAAACCGGTCAGGCTGTGGGAGGTAGGGTGCGGAGATGA
- a CDS encoding glycosyltransferase family 39 protein, translating into MGRHMAKGQGRTRPASLLLMGLLLGMLGQALLLKERAYAPAAGALFVLGGLLAALAGGKVDTSSAAGPAVSRPPRRHSARTTAGIALTLCGTSALGWAGWQCFWRWDAVRTAWRWYLAGGFVVLAGMALWDGHQPLAALRRGWETRRRWAGEAAAVALIMALAFAVTLAGLGNFPPAGGISWNDEAQMGKDAYSVLHHEGLPWQYPTSVYPVALSFLLFGPTTFALRLPFAVMGALLCLPFYFLARRLLGPAPALATAFLLAVSRYRIALSRLVLPVVPDLLCALIALACLARALRTRGKPPWFIAGLALALGLYSHASFKLVPLFALVLMGSAAVRRLREVQHSPSAGRRTALRQSLGGHLPGLMVFLLALVVFTAPYLGFVHREPQVALTERFTSILPALFHPSAVPAQPLGPRLVRALLFYNLEGESWPAANLPGTPALDPVSGVLFALGLVMALAGIWRGPNAFLVIWFLVTLIGGGVLPADFRGHRIALAMPAVYLLAGLPVQRLWGLRQGLAPRWRSLAAGLLGVFLLLAAASNLGLFFGRQIRDPRVRAEFDRDISALASTLAGFQGQRYIYLMANFPFYNPGQDFAWLAGEPPGRRIMSLAEALPIHEELPLDLAYVACQPYDGTALAAAVRAFYPGAEEMSLESPYGRYACRLLLVRKEEVAARRGLTLRVLTSGMGSANLTMRVPALRVEQGAGEIPLSPPFGVQWAGAVYVPVYDAYRFRAEGSGPVDVQVDGQPAAGTALYLAEGWHSLRAAGEFQGFPVDVPLWWQRGAGEWEAVSPAYFDASADVPGLLASYYECGGGGPAGEPAWQRVEPLIALQTVPSAWEGAPAKVLAGRPYCAAYEGWLRVDQAGRYGFRAVVQAGAVRLSLDSQTVLEDAGQPWAKTAVEGEVLLPPGPHALRLEYRRLEGEFSGLALYWRPPAGEWEPVPPAALFYRPAQAGQE; encoded by the coding sequence ATGGGCAGGCACATGGCGAAGGGGCAGGGGCGGACGCGGCCGGCGTCCCTCCTGCTGATGGGCCTGCTCCTGGGCATGCTGGGCCAGGCGCTCCTGCTGAAGGAGCGGGCCTATGCGCCGGCGGCCGGCGCTCTCTTCGTCCTGGGGGGACTGCTGGCGGCGCTGGCTGGCGGGAAGGTGGATACATCCTCCGCCGCGGGGCCGGCAGTCTCTCGGCCCCCGCGCCGGCATTCCGCTCGCACCACTGCCGGCATCGCGCTGACCCTGTGCGGCACATCGGCATTGGGCTGGGCCGGCTGGCAGTGCTTCTGGCGCTGGGACGCGGTGCGCACCGCCTGGAGGTGGTACCTGGCCGGCGGCTTCGTCGTCCTGGCCGGCATGGCGCTTTGGGATGGGCATCAACCCCTGGCCGCCCTGCGCCGCGGCTGGGAGACGCGCCGGCGCTGGGCCGGCGAGGCCGCGGCGGTGGCGCTGATCATGGCGCTGGCCTTTGCCGTGACGCTGGCCGGCCTGGGGAACTTCCCGCCGGCCGGCGGCATCTCCTGGAACGACGAGGCCCAGATGGGCAAGGACGCCTACAGCGTCCTGCACCACGAGGGGCTTCCCTGGCAGTATCCCACCAGCGTGTACCCGGTGGCCCTTTCGTTTCTCCTCTTCGGTCCCACCACCTTTGCCCTGCGGCTCCCCTTTGCCGTCATGGGCGCCCTGCTGTGCCTGCCCTTTTATTTTCTGGCGCGGCGACTGCTGGGGCCGGCGCCGGCGCTGGCGACCGCGTTCCTGCTGGCCGTCTCCCGCTACCGCATCGCGCTCTCCCGGCTGGTCCTGCCGGTGGTGCCGGACCTGCTGTGCGCCCTGATCGCGCTGGCCTGCCTGGCGCGGGCGCTCCGCACGCGGGGGAAGCCCCCCTGGTTTATCGCCGGCCTGGCCCTGGCCCTGGGGCTGTACAGCCACGCTTCGTTCAAGCTGGTGCCGCTGTTCGCGCTGGTGCTGATGGGCAGTGCCGCTGTGCGCCGGCTGAGGGAAGTACAGCACAGTCCCTCCGCCGGCCGCCGCACGGCCCTCCGACAGTCCCTGGGCGGTCACTTGCCCGGCCTGATGGTCTTTCTGCTGGCGCTCGTTGTCTTCACCGCGCCGTATCTTGGCTTTGTACATCGGGAGCCGCAGGTCGCGCTGACGGAGCGCTTCACCTCGATCCTGCCGGCCCTGTTCCATCCATCCGCCGTGCCGGCCCAGCCCTTAGGTCCCCGCCTGGTCCGCGCGCTCCTGTTCTATAACCTGGAAGGGGAGAGCTGGCCGGCGGCCAACCTGCCCGGCACGCCGGCGCTGGACCCTGTCAGCGGCGTCCTGTTTGCGCTGGGGCTGGTGATGGCGCTGGCCGGCATCTGGCGCGGCCCGAACGCATTTCTGGTGATATGGTTCCTGGTCACCCTGATCGGCGGCGGCGTCCTGCCGGCCGATTTCCGCGGTCACCGCATTGCCCTGGCGATGCCGGCAGTCTATTTGCTGGCCGGCCTGCCCGTCCAAAGGCTGTGGGGCTTGCGGCAAGGCCTGGCGCCGCGCTGGCGGAGCCTGGCCGCCGGCCTGCTGGGGGTGTTCTTGCTCCTGGCCGCCGCCAGCAACCTGGGCCTCTTCTTCGGCCGGCAGATCCGCGACCCGCGCGTGCGCGCCGAGTTCGACCGCGACATCAGCGCCCTGGCCAGCACGCTGGCCGGCTTTCAGGGTCAGCGCTATATTTACCTGATGGCGAACTTCCCGTTCTACAACCCGGGACAGGACTTCGCCTGGCTGGCCGGCGAGCCGCCCGGCCGGCGCATCATGTCCCTGGCCGAAGCGCTCCCGATCCATGAGGAGCTCCCGCTGGACCTGGCCTACGTCGCCTGTCAACCGTATGATGGGACGGCCCTGGCCGCGGCGGTGCGAGCCTTTTATCCGGGCGCGGAGGAGATGTCCCTGGAAAGCCCGTATGGGCGCTATGCCTGCCGGCTGTTGCTGGTGCGCAAAGAAGAGGTCGCGGCGCGTCGCGGCCTGACCTTGCGGGTTCTTACAAGTGGCATGGGTTCCGCGAACCTGACGATGCGGGTGCCGGCGCTGAGGGTGGAACAGGGGGCCGGCGAGATTCCCCTTTCTCCGCCTTTTGGGGTACAATGGGCGGGCGCAGTCTACGTTCCAGTGTACGATGCATACCGCTTTCGGGCCGAGGGCAGTGGGCCGGTGGATGTGCAGGTGGACGGCCAGCCGGCCGCCGGCACAGCCCTATACCTGGCGGAAGGGTGGCACAGCTTGCGGGCGGCCGGCGAGTTCCAGGGTTTCCCCGTAGATGTGCCGCTGTGGTGGCAGCGCGGCGCCGGCGAGTGGGAAGCTGTGTCGCCGGCCTACTTCGATGCGTCCGCCGACGTTCCGGGTCTGCTGGCCTCGTATTACGAGTGCGGCGGTGGCGGGCCGGCCGGGGAGCCGGCCTGGCAGAGAGTCGAGCCGCTGATCGCCCTGCAGACGGTGCCCAGCGCATGGGAGGGCGCGCCGGCGAAAGTCTTGGCTGGCCGGCCCTACTGCGCGGCTTATGAGGGCTGGCTGAGGGTGGATCAGGCCGGCCGATACGGCTTTCGCGCCGTGGTCCAGGCCGGCGCAGTGCGCCTTTCGCTGGACAGTCAGACGGTGCTGGAGGATGCCGGCCAACCGTGGGCAAAAACTGCGGTCGAAGGGGAGGTGCTGTTGCCCCCCGGGCCGCATGCCCTGCGTCTGGAATACCGCCGGCTGGAAGGGGAATTCAGCGGCCTGGCCCTGTACTGGCGGCCGCCGGCGGGGGAATGGGAGCCGGTGCCGCCGGCCGCCCTGTTCTATAGGCCGGCGCAAGCGGGGCAGGAATAG
- the sucD gene encoding succinate--CoA ligase subunit alpha yields MSILLDNRSRVVVQGITGREGSFHTLQMVEYGTQVVAGVTPGRGGEWLEGIPIFDTVAAAVEATGADTSAIFVPAPYAADAIMEAAAAGIQLIVCITEGIPALDMLKVVAFVRSRGARLIGPNCPGLITPGQAKVGIMPGHIHRPGPVGVVSRSGTLTYEVVYSLTQRGIGQSTAVGIGGDMVIGSSFVDILELFEQDPHTDMVVMIGEIGGNEEEIAAEYIAGHMSKPVVAFIAGLTAPEGKRMGHAGAIIAGRSGGAREKIARLKEAGVRVAEHPEQIADIVAGML; encoded by the coding sequence ATGAGCATCCTGCTGGATAATCGTTCGCGGGTGGTCGTGCAGGGCATCACCGGCCGAGAAGGCTCGTTCCATACCCTGCAGATGGTGGAGTACGGCACACAGGTGGTGGCCGGCGTGACGCCGGGCAGGGGCGGCGAATGGCTGGAGGGCATCCCCATCTTCGACACAGTGGCCGCGGCGGTGGAGGCGACCGGCGCGGATACCTCGGCAATCTTCGTGCCGGCCCCGTATGCCGCCGATGCCATCATGGAGGCGGCCGCGGCCGGCATTCAGCTCATCGTGTGCATTACCGAGGGCATCCCAGCTCTGGACATGCTCAAAGTGGTCGCTTTTGTGCGCTCGCGCGGGGCGCGCCTTATCGGCCCCAACTGCCCCGGCCTCATCACGCCCGGCCAAGCCAAAGTGGGCATTATGCCGGGCCATATCCACCGCCCCGGGCCGGTAGGGGTGGTGTCGCGGAGCGGCACCCTGACCTATGAAGTGGTGTATTCCCTCACCCAGCGGGGCATCGGACAGTCCACCGCGGTGGGCATCGGCGGGGATATGGTCATCGGGAGCAGTTTCGTGGACATCCTGGAGCTGTTCGAGCAGGACCCGCATACCGATATGGTGGTGATGATCGGCGAGATCGGGGGCAACGAGGAGGAGATCGCGGCGGAGTATATCGCCGGCCACATGAGCAAGCCGGTGGTGGCGTTCATCGCCGGCCTGACGGCACCGGAGGGCAAGCGCATGGGGCACGCCGGCGCCATCATCGCCGGCCGCTCCGGCGGCGCCCGGGAGAAGATCGCCCGCCTGAAAGAAGCGGGGGTGCGCGTGGCGGAGCACCCGGAGCAGATCGCCGACATCGTGGCGGGAATGCTCTAG
- a CDS encoding 2-oxoacid:acceptor oxidoreductase subunit alpha, translated as MRTAFLQGNEACAYGALAAGCRFFAGYPITPSTTIAETMARELPKVGGVFIQMEDEIASLAAVLGASVGGLKAMTATSGPGFSLMQEHIGYAVMAEIPCVIVDVQRLGPSTGQPTSPSQGDVMQARWGTHGDHPIIALSPTSVRECFDLTVTAFNLSEKYRTPVILLMDAVVGHMREKVTLPAPEELEIIDRARPNVPPEWYFPYEETASDVPPMANFGDGFRYHITGLMHDRAGFPTQRLDEINAWLTRIFRKIDAHVEDIAITEAINVEHARTLVIAYGCTARAAKEAIYMCRRHRVGLLILKTLWPFPKDQVLLAAHEAQRVVVPEMNMGQIALEVERLVGRSKVRRVRRADGEMITPQEIRAAIEYKE; from the coding sequence ATGAGGACGGCATTCTTGCAGGGCAATGAAGCATGCGCCTATGGGGCGCTGGCCGCCGGCTGTCGCTTCTTCGCCGGCTACCCCATTACCCCTTCCACCACCATCGCGGAGACCATGGCCCGGGAGCTTCCCAAGGTGGGCGGCGTCTTCATCCAAATGGAAGACGAGATCGCCAGCCTGGCGGCAGTGCTGGGCGCCTCGGTGGGCGGGCTGAAGGCCATGACCGCCACCAGCGGCCCGGGCTTTTCCCTGATGCAGGAGCACATCGGCTATGCCGTCATGGCTGAGATCCCCTGCGTCATTGTGGACGTACAGCGCCTGGGGCCATCCACCGGTCAGCCCACCAGCCCCTCCCAGGGGGATGTCATGCAGGCGCGCTGGGGCACGCACGGCGACCATCCCATCATCGCGCTGTCCCCGACCTCGGTGCGGGAGTGCTTTGACCTGACGGTGACGGCCTTCAACCTTTCGGAGAAGTACCGCACGCCGGTCATCCTGCTGATGGACGCAGTGGTGGGGCACATGCGCGAGAAGGTCACACTGCCGGCGCCGGAGGAGCTGGAGATCATTGACCGCGCCCGGCCCAATGTGCCGCCGGAGTGGTATTTCCCCTATGAGGAGACCGCCTCCGATGTCCCGCCCATGGCCAACTTCGGCGATGGCTTCCGCTATCACATCACCGGGCTGATGCACGATCGCGCCGGCTTCCCCACCCAGCGACTGGACGAGATCAACGCCTGGCTGACGCGCATTTTCCGCAAGATTGACGCCCATGTGGAGGATATCGCTATCACCGAGGCCATCAACGTGGAGCATGCGCGCACGCTGGTCATCGCTTATGGATGCACGGCGCGCGCTGCCAAGGAGGCGATCTACATGTGCCGGCGGCATCGCGTCGGCCTGCTCATCCTGAAAACGCTGTGGCCGTTCCCCAAAGACCAGGTCCTGCTGGCGGCGCACGAAGCTCAGCGCGTGGTCGTGCCGGAGATGAACATGGGACAGATCGCCCTGGAAGTGGAGCGGCTGGTCGGGCGCTCTAAGGTGCGGCGGGTGCGCCGGGCGGATGGGGAGATGATCACCCCCCAGGAGATTCGCGCCGCCATTGAGTACAAGGAATAG
- the sucC gene encoding ADP-forming succinate--CoA ligase subunit beta — protein sequence MNLYEFQSKQIFAKHGIPIPKGELAQTPEEAEEIAARLGGRVVVKAQVLAGGRGKAGGIRLAETPAEARAAAEAILGMQIKGLTVRRVLVDQAADIAQELYLGIVLDRAGRRLVLMASAAGGVDIEEVAATTPEKIARVDIDPLLGLQPYQMRQVACDIELDRALLTQFTRIGLGLYEALMYSDATLAEINPLAVTAGGELLALDGKMVVDDNGLYRQPELARAREMLDESPAEREARQYGLSYVKLDGYIGCMVNGAGLAMATMDMTKLYGGAPANFLDIGGGARADRVAAALRIILADPNVRAVLINIFGGITRCDEVARGILEAFAQVPSKVPVVVRLIGTNEEEGRRLLAEANFITARTLSEAARLAVEAAQAGAAVPAA from the coding sequence ATGAACCTGTACGAGTTTCAGTCGAAGCAGATTTTCGCCAAGCATGGCATCCCCATCCCGAAAGGGGAGCTGGCGCAGACGCCGGAGGAAGCCGAGGAAATCGCCGCCCGTCTAGGAGGCCGGGTGGTGGTGAAGGCGCAGGTGCTGGCCGGCGGGCGCGGCAAGGCCGGCGGCATCCGCCTGGCAGAGACGCCGGCGGAGGCCCGCGCCGCGGCGGAGGCCATCCTGGGGATGCAGATCAAAGGCCTGACAGTGCGGCGCGTCCTGGTGGACCAGGCCGCCGACATCGCGCAGGAGCTGTACCTGGGCATCGTGCTGGACCGCGCTGGCCGCCGGCTGGTGCTGATGGCATCCGCGGCCGGCGGGGTGGACATCGAGGAAGTTGCGGCGACGACACCCGAAAAAATCGCCCGGGTGGATATTGACCCCCTGCTTGGCCTTCAGCCCTACCAGATGCGCCAGGTGGCCTGTGACATCGAGCTGGACCGGGCGTTGCTGACCCAGTTCACCCGCATTGGGCTGGGACTGTACGAGGCGCTGATGTACTCCGATGCGACCCTGGCGGAGATTAACCCCCTGGCGGTGACGGCCGGCGGCGAACTGCTGGCGCTGGACGGCAAAATGGTGGTGGACGACAACGGCCTGTACCGCCAGCCGGAGCTGGCGCGGGCGCGGGAAATGCTGGACGAGTCGCCGGCGGAGCGGGAAGCGCGCCAGTACGGCCTGAGCTACGTCAAGCTGGACGGCTACATCGGCTGTATGGTGAACGGGGCAGGCCTGGCTATGGCGACCATGGACATGACAAAGCTTTACGGGGGCGCGCCGGCGAACTTCCTGGACATCGGCGGCGGGGCACGCGCCGACCGGGTAGCGGCAGCCCTGCGCATCATCCTGGCGGACCCCAATGTGCGCGCTGTGCTCATCAACATCTTTGGCGGCATCACCCGCTGTGATGAGGTGGCGCGCGGCATCCTGGAGGCTTTCGCGCAAGTGCCGTCGAAGGTGCCAGTGGTGGTGCGCCTCATTGGCACGAACGAGGAGGAGGGCCGGCGTCTGCTGGCCGAGGCCAATTTCATCACGGCGCGCACGCTGAGCGAGGCCGCCCGCCTGGCGGTGGAAGCGGCGCAGGCCGGCGCCGCCGTGCCAGCGGCATAA